The window TCCCTTCTCCAATCATTAACATCATTGTCATAATGGCCTTATTCCAGCTGTTTTATTTAGTACGCAAAGTATTTTGTTTTCATGTGCTCCTCGtatgcatgtcttcacatgggtGCATTAGTGTATGCATACACTCAAATGTAGAAGGAACTGCTAAAATGGGTGCTTTATGTATATTTAAGAAAAATATTCTGCATAACTGATCATGTTGGTTAAATATGCCCATGATATTTAAAACTCTATGTGTGCATTTGTTCTCACCACAAATAGTTGGGAGTTGAGACAACGATGACAATATATGTGCATGCGTGCACATGCGTTTGTATGAGGAAAAGACCAACTTGCTACTTAAGGAACAGCTAATACGTATATCAAACCCTTAATACTCTGCTTATTTTGAGAATAATGTTAAAAAAATATTGCTTATATTgaaaaaatgtttttttatttctgaaactgttttctgattttctttctttcctgtAATGTAGAGATAAAATCATTTTGAAAATCCATCAAGTACCACACTTTCTTtccaaaaaaatattaaaaagataattcttctgaaaaaagaaaaacgtCAGTGTAATAAAGGTCATGATGCGCTTTGTTATTTCTTAAATACCTATTTTGGTGGTAAATGAAGGTTACTGTATTACCCCCTGATGCTTTTTATGAAGTATATCAATCATTCATGGAAAGTTTGCAATTTTTTTTACCTAATAATGATTAGTATAAATCTTTCATTATTAGGCCTAGTAATATATGACATTAACATTGCATGCTGATAAATTTTCTCttacatatttatatttatttctcaaGGTTTTGAACATTTCTTTTGTCAAATCAAATTCttcttgtcattttttttttccagtctcACAGACATGACCATACGAGCTTTGCTTGTGGTCAATCGTGTGAGAAATATTGAATAGACTGCATGTTACTAGTAAAACATGCGGAATTTATCAACTTTTTGTAGACATTCTTGTCTAACTTTGTTTGGTGGACAGATCTCAGCAACTTACTTCTGCGAACCGGTTCGTTTGCCTTGCGACACATTAGAGCTGCCACAAACAACTTTGACATTTTGAACAAGATTGGTGAAGGTGGTTTTGGTTCTGTTTACAGGGTATACCGTATAGTATGGAAATACTGTTTAATCTGATCTGTaaatatctttgaaaagaactaatTTCAAGTAGAAGGTAATATGTGGAACTTATTGTATTACTCTAATGCAGGGTCTATTATCAGACGGTACCTCAATTGCAGTGAAACAACTTTCGTCCAAATCAAGTCAAGGTAACCGTGAATTTGTGAATGAAATTGGACTAATATCTGCTTTGCAACACCCAAATCTCGTAAAGCTTTATGGATGTTGTATTGAGGGAGATCAACCATTGCTGGTGTATGAGTATATGGAAAATAATAGCCTTGCCCGTGCCCTGTTTGGTGAGTTCAGTCGTTGCCCTACCAACACAAGTAGGCAGGATAGATGAAACACAGAGTAATAAGactatcttttttttcttcttttttttctttttcttttttctttttggtcgaTTTGATGATTTGTAGGCATAGAAGAACATCAATTGCAGCTTGATTGGCCAACCAGGCTCAAGATTTGTGTTGGAATAGCAAGAGGTCTGGCTTATCTCCATGAAGAATCAAAATTGAAAGTTATTCATAGAGACATCAAAGCCACCAATGTACTGCTTGATAGGGATCTTAACCCAAAGATATCCGACTTTGGTCTGGCAAGGCTTTGTGAAGGGGAGAAGACCCACATTAGCACTCGAATTGCTGGAACTATGTGAGTCATCATGCACTATTTTCGTCCTTTGTATGAAATGGAAACCACACCTTCATACTCTTGGTAATAATGTTTATCTTCCTGTTCCAGCATAAAGCTTCAGTGCACTTCTTAGTTTTATCTTTCATATCAACACTCTGGTAAATTGGCTGACTAGCTGCAAGTTTCAACCTAAAATGGGAACTGAATGAGGCAGCCATATAAACTGAACAGATCAATGAAAATGAGATAGAAGTTTGTATCACATGTTTGATTGATGACATTTTGGCTCTCCAACAGCCAAAACTGTGCCATCCATGGCACTAACCAGAAAACCTTTGGGTTTTTGCAATCACACGATAGGGATTCATATAAgcattgttcgaagtatccctgatattatctcTATCTCCGGCTCaacgatactgataacactggtaacGATACCAATAACACCGGTAGTGTTAGAAATTCTAGTTATTGGtgatgtatcactaagtatcgccaatgtatcaccaatattttcgactgtgtaaatttcaAGTGTCGTTTGTTTCGCCAGTGTATCGGTGATATCGCCACAAATatgttaattaaaaaataaaaataaaaaaatctacttCAAGTTTCTTTACGGGTACATGATTGTATGCAGTGATGAAATTGTTGACGATATTATCATTAACGCAACGTGGGCAATATCGAGACCACATTcttttgtctcatttttagttgTCGACTATTTCTTAGTGAGATATTGTGTGTTGTTGATATTCTAAAATTCTGATGGATGTTTAGATGAAAGgtaggatggttggatggatagacgGCATTGATGGGATTGTTGGATTGATTTCTtgcaacaacacatgcttttaagccccacgtaaaatggaaacttattatgtatatattctttttgcaattttttattcctaaatattcaaatgtgtattttagtatctcctaaagttttattgaaaatttccaccattttttccatgtttccccacatttccagttatcggtgatatcgatattgtttccatatccttgGCGAGAGAAACTTGTAGtaataccaatacttcgaacactacATATAAGCATGCCATACCTGCACTAGTACAGATTTAATGGCGATTGATGCACATGGTTTGGGAGTTGGTTCTCCCAGGATACTTAACTATGCATGCCATTCACTAAAGATCAACAGTGTTGAATTCGTTGTCTGAAGGCCCGCCTGATGCAACCCAAATGAGATGGTCCAGCAGCCCTAAAAGTTAGCCCCACAAGACCATATATATCAACAGAAACTGGAATAAGTACTGACAAGTGGCAACATCTACGGGCTCTGCTTGGTTGATTGATGGGCATAAGAGGCAAGAAGGGTAGAAATGGAGGACCTTGTGGGGCTTTAGATACCTCACCACGACATCACGATGGTGTATTTTGATgcatgtggttttttttttttcttctttttcttttttagcatTGAgactttttttccattttattgcATGGAACTCCAGCATTTTTCTCCCTTAGTGCCAAAAATAAGGTTCCTTGTTCTTTGTTTGAAAGGATCAATTTTCTGAACGGCATCAGCATGAGACTTTAGCCTTAGTGCCttttgggcttgtttggatgtCCCTCAATCATCGGATTGCTCCGTCCTTGTGTCATCTAGTCTGCTAAACATGGGACCATAAGTATTTGCTCAAACCTGTAAATGAGGATCCAATAGTTCCCACATGGATCAATCTATGTTTTCTGCTCCAGTTTGATTTTTTAGTCATCCCATCTATAAACTGGGCAGCTGATGGATGCACTTGGAAATGGATGCATACATCCAAACCAGTCCTTATCAATTGCATGGAAGCGCCCATCTAAAATTAGTTGTCTAtgcttattttttcctttttcctttttctctttttcttttattttttattttttgcagagGCTATATGGCACCAGAATATGCAGTGCATGGTCGCCTGACTGAGAAAGCAGATATTTACAGCTTTGGGGTTGTTACTCTGGAAATTGTCAGTGGGAAGAGCATCACAAATTTCACACCAGAGGGAAATCATATTCATTTGGTGGATTGGGTAATTTAGATCTCCATCTAAGGTTTGAAAGTTCGGTGTTCTAAAGGCGACATTATTGCCAAAATGCAAGTGACATATGTTCCGGACTTTACTCATCTCACTTGTGATTTGAGGTGGAAGAAGAGGAACAAGGAAGCCTGCTTACTGCTGGTTCCACTTCTTGTTTGCCCCAAATGCAAAATGCACCATGTTGGCTAGGAAGCCCAGCCAATGGCAATTGGCAGCAATTGCAAATTGCACCTTTTCATGATTTATTGGATCCATAGATAGCTAAACAGCaaagtttaaaaaataataattataaaacaCATGAAATGTTTTTGTTTAATTCAGTCTAGATTGCCAAAAAGTGTCAAAATTTCAGCCAAAAAAAGGAAATACGAAAAATTCAGAGAATGAAAAGTTCAGGTGTTCTATGGTTACATgtgcatatatgtgtgtgtgtattacatATAAATAAGGTTAGGGTAGAAAactataattaaaataattagaatgTCTATACGCGTGAATAATTATGTATATAGATAGTCGAATGGTGTTCTTTGCCTCTTGCAAATCCTTCATTTTCAAGTAATCCTCATATAAATTTATTTGTCTCTATTAATAACTTTTACCTTTTACTCAATTTTATCAATGGGCAGCAACCACCAATCTCTATTTCTTATtgcagtttttttaaaaaaaaaaataaataaagcctgtttgattgaaaaaaagaaaagaaggtgtTTAATTGGGTTTTTTTGCCTTTTTTCCTATCTTCTGAAATGTATGGAATTTTAAATGTTTGATcagtttttttttccaaatatatGGACTTCAAAACAGAGTTTTGCTAACTAGGAGTGGATCAAGGTAGATCTTCACTGTAAATGATAGACTTTCAACACAACTATGGATATTGCAGGCATACTTTCTGCAAGAGAGAGGAAGGCTACTTGAGCTTGTTGATCCGAAGTTGGGGTCAGAATTCAACGAGAAAGAGGCAATTGTTATGATCAATGTGGCACTCTTATGCACGAATGCATCTCCTGTACTTAGGCCGACCATGTCTGCTGTAGTTAGCATGCTCGAAGGCAAGAGTCTCATTCAAGATCCGCTCTCAGATTCAAGTTTCTCCAGTGACGATTTGAAATTTAAAGCCAGTAGCAGCAGTTATGAAGAGATCCAAAGCCAGAGCTCCAATCCTAGCCTGAGCCAGACCCAGACAGTGTCAAAGGTTCAACTAGGGGCTGGCACTCCTACATCTGCCTCCAGTCTCTACCCAGTCAATTCGGATTCTCAGAATTGGAAAAACAGATAGTGGTAGTCTGAATATTTCTTTTGATCTCCTACCCTTGTTGTTTATGTAGCTTTTGGAGTTTAATGTTCACATATCTATTCCTGATCTTTGCaatgaaattgagattttgattccAATGAATGTTGTAGAACATCGATGATTGGAATGATTGAAATCCAATTCAGCTCAATGAGTCTGGTGTGGCATGTGAGGCCGTTCATCTGAATCAAATAAATCAACTCACATGCTGTTTTTACTATATAAATCTTCAAACACTTTGTGAGGAATGTGTGGTTTTAAAACCCGGAGTGATTTAGTTTGCATTTTGCTTGTACTCAAAAGCCAAAATGAGGCATCAAAGATCAGAAGTAACTTGTATGAGTTAGACTCGTCCAGTTAGAAGAATTGGCTTGGTATTTGGATGACTAAGGTAAGAATTGGATCGATCATGTAAGAATAGAATCTCAATCCAGACCAGATGTGCAAGATCCATGGTATCTCATCTGTTGGCCACCACCATCTATGTgccctggcacaaaaatcaggttggtgAGCTCATCAAGTGGCTGCATGCAcacattcaatgtggaccattgggccatttttatttttattttttatctgggTAACTGTCTTCTTTTTTACCACATAGGTGTTGGCCGCCTGGCTAATAAATTGCCAGGATTTCACATACGCGTCACACCAGTGAAAAATCCAGGCCATTGATTAGCTTGGCAGGGCTCTGCGAAGAATTGGTGCATGTCTATTAGCTTTGTGCTTGAAATGGGTTGAGAGTTGTCTTTGGTTCCAGTGGGGTGCTagaaatatctctctctctctctctctctctctctctctctctctctctccaatttgATCTCTAATTTGTACAGTCTCTGGCCTTTTCATATCATAAATTACTAGAAGGGTCAAGATCTCCAATTTGGGAGCTTTTACATTTTTAGGCATCCTCCACTATCAGGCCCATTACATCCACTGTCTGGATCATTGAAGTAGGAGTCCATTTGCACAGAATGGGCATATCAAGACCACCAATTTCAGGTTGTGGTTGGAACTTAAGCTCTGAAGCAGCTAAAATACACAAGCGTCTCAAGAAGAATTGTATGGATATGCAGCACATGTGTTCTCATTTTGTATAAGTAGGCCCAACCTTAAACGGTCCACAGTTGTTAGAAATAGATCGATGTGACAAAGAAAACAAGCACACACATAGATTTACACCATTCAGCATCGTGCCTACTTCACTGGTGAATTCTGTCGAAATCACTATCTTCTCTAAAACTTTCTAGCATCCGAAAACTTAGAAAGAGTTTCCATTGGGTAATCCTAATTCGACTTCCATAGAGAATATTTATACTCGTATATAGAAACATAAAAAATTCCTTATTCAATCAGGTCGGGTCTTTAGATCGAATTTCAAATCAAGTCTCAAATTCAAATGTAAAATTTCTGTTCTTAACTGTGTcacaaaaaactaaaaatattggGTTGTCCCATTGAAGAGAATTTCAGGGCATGGTACTGTTGCTTAGACCTGCCCATAAATAATGAGCGAACCAGCCTGATTTCTCTGGAGCAGGAAACAAATATATGGTTGTCCATTTGTTTCTTTATTGCGGCCCACCTGAAGAGtgaatgatgtagagcgggtcgcggacagttacatggccaagatggatcagaaaaggcccggtcgacgacagaagtgatccagaccatcgaaccttaaatcgggcgtatcttgcaatccggaatgagttatctgacgtaaaatatatgattttggggtagaatgagctactgaagcgaaccaaccctgctatgcagggttgcgcagcccggaattgcaaaaaacccctggatcgatggtcgtttccccattttaatttcgtttttagtataaatagtaagttttagtttgattataactcttcatccgtcgggctttaggagttgcgcccaacgtgaaaagagcttaaaataattaggagaacggtttggtgaagccaaataggacacttactatttttggccgaaaaccttgcgcactagtagacatcatgaccgtctataaatagtaagtttactatttatagtaagtcgcggattctaagagtttgagttgtagtttgatcctaatttctttcccattgcttggtacccctatttaaagggttgtgaactcgtttttattcatcaattaatcaatttcgaatttattagaatttatttctattttctgctttctttcctcgtggattcgagaagtctctgtgaggagtccagagaagctccgtggattcggagtagttatcctcatcacgttcattcctgcgtcagttggtatcagagcgaggattcccctcgggccgatggcaaacaacgaaggtatgaatcaaaatcctgtggacggtgatccagggattcgttatctttcggaaagaatggaagctttccaccgggagagtcaattgaccatgcaagggctgcaggcaactctcgaccgtcttgcggatgcgctacttccgccccgagccctacgcggtgctccaccacccgtggtggctccaccacccatggttgctgtacgacacaaccccaattttcgtagagcactactagTTGCAAACCggagggctacaccagatgattcaagttctagcgatgaagaccttaatgagggttttgcccgacgaccaatctatggaggtgatcatctagatcgtgctgaaagagactatcgaggtaaggctgaacttcctagttttaacggtttattacgtatagaagattttctcgattggctagccgaagtagagagatattttgattacatggacgtgccagatcataaaagggtaaaattggtagcgtttaaattaaaatctggtgcttctgcatggtgggaacaattacaactctcatgagctcgccagaacaaggcacccatctcatcatggccacgaatgagacgtcttcttcgatctcgatttctccctagtgattatgagcagatattattccagcaatatcaaaattgcaggcaaggaaatcgaacagtcacaaattacactgaagaattccaacggctggctacacgaaacgatctatcagaatctgagtcacagaaggtggcacgatttataagtGGGTTGCGACTGACAATTcaagaccgagttcagatgtacccagtcgggattgtggatgaagcagttcaattggcgggtagggcagaaacacaacttgcaagagctcctgctcgtccatatccttcaactcgaccccccatgacgggtcccacacaggatccagtgctgccacgaggaaaagacccagtacctcaacttcctacaaccgcaaaccgtgatacgaggagcggctcatccaggcctcaatatgcagcacctacaacagcgagtccgagtaggattccaaatccttatgctcagccaaggtcaaacaattgttaccgctgtggccaaccaggccacttatcaaacacttgtcctcaacgtcccgcagcacacttgactataaacgaagggggcactgaagatgaggccgcagaagaagaccatcgctttgatgaacatgaacaaatcactgaagaaatagcaggtggcgatgaaatgacgggcgaggatcgtggcgaatttctagttgtgaggcgattgctgtatgccccacgaaaggaattacatccacaacgacacaatatatttcgtactcggtgcaccgtcaatggaaaggtctgtgatgtgatcatagacagtggtagtagcgagaacatcgtctcaagagtgatggtggacaagttgcggctaccaacgatgaaacatctttccccgtactcaattggctggataaaaaaggtgaatgagaccaaggtaactgaacaatgcactatctcgttttcaattgacaaaaattataaagatcaaatactttgtgacgtggtcgatatggaagcttgcatatgttactcggtcgaccctggcagtcggaccgtgatgcgacccatcggggatgagataatgtttacgtattcgtcaaggatagtcgaaaaataatccttgcccctatggcaccagagaaccaccctgaagcctctaaagtgaaggggagttccctcttgaccattcgggattttatggaagaatccaaggaaaccggcaaggtatacgctgtagtggtgaagggcgaggaagaggaaccctcaaacatccctccaagtttaaaactgttgctaaacgaattcaaagaagtctggcctgaggatttacctgatggattaccccccatgagggacatccaacatcacatagacctcgtccctggggttagcctgcccaatcgccctcattatcggatgagtccgaaggagtgtgagatacttcaggggtaagtaaaggaattgatccataagggtctcttgagagagagcatgagcccatgtgccgtaccaccattattaacgccaaaaaaagatggaagctggcgcatgtgtgtcgatagccgagcaatcaacaaaattaccatcaaatatcggttctcaataccatggttggacgacatgctcgatatgttagaagggaccaaggtgttctctaaactagatctaaagagcgggtaccatcagattcgtattcgacccggtgatgagtggaaaacgacattcaagactaaggaagggttgtatgagtggctggtcatgccctttggcttattgaacgcaccaagtacttttatgcgtttgatgaatcaagttctaaaaccattcactggccgatttgtggtagtatattttgatgacatattgatatatagccaggatgaggcggagcacaagaaacatctcaggcaggtgctacaggtcctacaacttaacaagttgtacctcaacttgaagaagtgtagttttttaactgacagcctattgtttctaggatttgttgtaacgtccacaagcattcgtgtggacgatgaaaaggtgcgagctattagggaatggccgatcccgacaaacattcatgaggtgaggagttttcacgggttgacgactttctatcgtcgatttgtgcgagattttagcaccatagttgcgcctataacagattgcatgaaaaaaggaccgttccagtggaccgataaagctgataagagctttcatgagatcaaacatcgtttgtctacaacgctagtcttggtgcttcctaatttcgacaaattgtttgaggttgagtgtgacgcttcatacgtcggaattggaggagtattatcacaggaaggcaggccagtagccttctacagcgagaagctcagcgaagcccgaaagaagtggtcgacttatgagcttgagttgtacgcagttgttcaggcgctgcaacattggcggcattatctgatttaaagagagtttgttttgtacactgaccatcaagcattaaaatttattaatagtcagactaacgtgaatcgcgtgcatgctagatgagttgcgtttttacaggaattcacgttcgttctgaagcacaagtcagggcagcagaacaaggtggctgatgcacttagccgtcgtgcatcattactagttacaatgagcaacgaggtagttggcttcgactgtctcaaggagctgtatgccgaggacgaggacttcaaagattcttagatgaagcgtcaagaaggtcaccccagtgaccttcatatacaggacgattttctcttcaaagggaaccgattgtgcatcccccaaagttctctgagggagcagattattcaagagctacatggaggtggccttggtggacacctggggcgagacaagacgcgagctcttatggaagagcggtattactggctgcAGTTAGTACGCAATGTggaaaaagccgtacaacgttgtcatgtttgtcagacctctaaggggcaatctcagaatacgggcctctacaccccgttacctatgcctaacggtccttgggaggatttatcaatggacatcgtacttggtctcccacgaacacaacacggcatggattcggtgttcgtggtggtagatcgtttctcaaagatgacgcactttatcccatgcaagaagaccctcgatgcaacacacgtggtgaatttatttttcagggaggtcgttcggctacacggggtccccaagaccattacttccgattgtgacatgaagttcattagccacttttggcggactttatggaatcgattcgatacacgacttcaattcaatagtgcttaccacccacagactgatgggcagaccgaagttgtgaatcgcacgttgggaaacctccttcgctatatttcaggagaaaaaccgaagtagtgggatttggccttgtctcaagcagagtttgcattcaacaatatggtgaaccgctcgacagggagatcaccgttccagattatttacggacgagtgcctcgccacacacttaacttggtccctctgtccaagcacccaggcacgagcattgcagcagaacatatggcagacaagatcatgggcatccatgaagaagtgcagaccaagctacatgcctcgaacgagaattataaggaacaagcggacaagcatcggcgacaaaaagtgttcgaggtaggcgaccgcgttatggtccttttgcgcaaagagagatttccgaccgggacgtacaacaagttgaaaaataagaagattggaccggtaccaatcatccgaaagatcaatgacaacgcttatgttattgatctcccagatgacatggcaatctcacggactttcaatgtcacggacctaaccgagtatcatgaaccagagcatgacgagaacttgaggacgagttcttttgaagtggaggagactgatgtagagcgggtcgcggacagttacatggccaagatggatcagaaaaggcccggtcgacgacagaagtgatccagaccatcgaaaattaaatcaggcgtatcttgcaatccggaatgagttatctgacgtaaaatatatgattttggggtagaacgagctactgaagcgaaccaaccccactatgccgggttgcgccgcccggaattgcgaaaaacccct is drawn from Magnolia sinica isolate HGM2019 chromosome 5, MsV1, whole genome shotgun sequence and contains these coding sequences:
- the LOC131245472 gene encoding probable LRR receptor-like serine/threonine-protein kinase At1g07650 isoform X2, translated to MPNSELYTKARLSPISLTYYGLCLHNGNYTVKLHFAEIMFMDDKTYSSLGKRIFDVYIQGQLVLKDFNIKDEAGGSGQEVVKNFTVPVTNYTLEIRLCWAGKGTQIVPEKGTYGPLISAISVDPEFTPSQSTSKSSKDISTGVVVGIVTSVLFLTFLFLVFLWRKDCLAGKNRKGYLGSKSTTDQDLSNLLLRTGSFALRHIRAATNNFDILNKIGEGGFGSVYRVYRIGLLSDGTSIAVKQLSSKSSQGNREFVNEIGLISALQHPNLVKLYGCCIEGDQPLLVYEYMENNSLARALFGIEEHQLQLDWPTRLKICVGIARGLAYLHEESKLKVIHRDIKATNVLLDRDLNPKISDFGLARLCEGEKTHISTRIAGTIGYMAPEYAVHGRLTEKADIYSFGVVTLEIVSGKSITNFTPEGNHIHLVDWAYFLQERGRLLELVDPKLGSEFNEKEAIVMINVALLCTNASPVLRPTMSAVVSMLEGKSLIQDPLSDSSFSSDDLKFKASSSSYEEIQSQSSNPSLSQTQTVSKVQLGAGTPTSASSLYPVNSDSQNWKNR
- the LOC131245472 gene encoding probable LRR receptor-like serine/threonine-protein kinase At1g07650 isoform X1, which translates into the protein MGKTSDTKLSTRKNKLVWKLFHREQHKWSFFMLKKDIPLFTIYLWSAFSSLLGQSSTTDCLLDINPTALPKLGTGWCIITKWSYYYSLYINCGGDQVTINKTTTYEADQVPFGVSYFVLSDGKNWERSSTGNFINDDKAIDSYIAENTSKLSMPNSELYTKARLSPISLTYYGLCLHNGNYTVKLHFAEIMFMDDKTYSSLGKRIFDVYIQGQLVLKDFNIKDEAGGSGQEVVKNFTVPVTNYTLEIRLCWAGKGTQIVPEKGTYGPLISAISVDPEFTPSQSTSKSSKDISTGVVVGIVTSVLFLTFLFLVFLWRKDCLAGKNRKGYLGSKSTTDQDLSNLLLRTGSFALRHIRAATNNFDILNKIGEGGFGSVYRVYRIGLLSDGTSIAVKQLSSKSSQGNREFVNEIGLISALQHPNLVKLYGCCIEGDQPLLVYEYMENNSLARALFGIEEHQLQLDWPTRLKICVGIARGLAYLHEESKLKVIHRDIKATNVLLDRDLNPKISDFGLARLCEGEKTHISTRIAGTIGYMAPEYAVHGRLTEKADIYSFGVVTLEIVSGKSITNFTPEGNHIHLVDWAYFLQERGRLLELVDPKLGSEFNEKEAIVMINVALLCTNASPVLRPTMSAVVSMLEGKSLIQDPLSDSSFSSDDLKFKASSSSYEEIQSQSSNPSLSQTQTVSKVQLGAGTPTSASSLYPVNSDSQNWKNR